A stretch of the Coprobacillus cateniformis genome encodes the following:
- a CDS encoding 6-phospho-beta-glucosidase has translation MGFPKDFLWGGATAANQCEGGFDKGGRGLANVDITPHGKNRFPVMLGLDHSLDFHEGEFYPAKEGIDFYTHYKEDIQLFGEMGFKTYRMSLAWSRIFPNGDELEPNEEGLKFYEDVFKECHKYGIEPLVTITHFDCPIHLIKEYGGWKNRKLIEFYERLCRTIFTRYKGLVKYWLTFNEINMILHLPFMGAGLLIEDKETALKDKYQAIHHELVASALATKIAHEIDPDNKVGCMLAAGNTYPYTCNPDDVWKSIQIDREGYFFIDVQARGYYPRYALKQMEREGTMPIMEDGDQELLKDNTVDFISFSYYSSRCTSADPDMNKQTEGNVFATLKNPYLKASEWGWQIDPLGLRITLNSIYDRYQKPLFIVENGLGAKDELIDNTVEDDYRIDYLRQHIQAMSDAIEIDGVELWGYTTWGCIDLVSASTGEMSKRYGFIYVDRDDQGNGTNKRYKKKSFDWYKKVIASNGEDLD, from the coding sequence ATGGGATTTCCAAAAGATTTTTTATGGGGTGGTGCAACTGCCGCTAACCAATGTGAAGGTGGTTTTGATAAAGGTGGAAGAGGCCTAGCGAATGTGGATATTACACCACATGGCAAAAACAGATTTCCAGTGATGTTAGGACTAGATCATAGTTTAGATTTTCATGAAGGAGAATTTTATCCAGCAAAAGAAGGTATAGATTTTTATACGCATTATAAAGAAGATATTCAATTATTTGGAGAAATGGGATTTAAGACTTATAGAATGTCATTAGCTTGGTCTCGCATCTTTCCAAATGGAGATGAATTAGAACCTAATGAAGAAGGTTTGAAATTCTATGAAGATGTGTTTAAAGAATGTCATAAATATGGGATTGAACCATTAGTGACAATTACTCATTTTGATTGTCCAATCCATTTGATTAAAGAATATGGTGGCTGGAAAAATAGAAAATTGATTGAGTTCTATGAAAGATTATGTCGTACAATCTTTACAAGATATAAAGGATTAGTCAAATATTGGTTAACATTTAATGAAATTAATATGATTTTACATTTACCATTTATGGGTGCAGGGTTACTTATTGAAGATAAAGAAACAGCATTAAAAGATAAGTACCAAGCGATTCATCACGAATTAGTCGCTAGTGCTTTAGCAACCAAGATTGCTCATGAAATTGATCCTGATAATAAAGTGGGGTGTATGTTAGCAGCTGGTAATACATATCCATATACATGCAATCCTGATGATGTATGGAAGTCAATTCAAATTGATAGGGAAGGATATTTCTTTATTGATGTTCAAGCAAGAGGATATTATCCCCGTTATGCACTGAAACAAATGGAAAGAGAAGGGACAATGCCTATAATGGAAGATGGTGATCAAGAGTTGTTAAAAGATAATACTGTTGATTTTATCTCATTTAGTTATTATTCTTCTCGTTGTACAAGTGCTGATCCTGATATGAATAAACAAACAGAAGGCAATGTTTTTGCGACTTTAAAGAACCCATATTTAAAAGCCAGTGAATGGGGTTGGCAAATTGATCCATTAGGTTTAAGAATTACTTTAAATAGTATTTATGACCGTTATCAAAAGCCTTTATTTATTGTAGAAAATGGCTTAGGTGCCAAAGATGAACTTATTGACAATACTGTTGAAGATGATTATCGTATTGATTATTTAAGACAGCATATTCAAGCTATGAGTGATGCGATTGAAATTGATGGTGTTGAACTTTGGGGTTATACAACATGGGGATGTATTGATCTTGTATCAGCATCAACTGGTGAAATGAGTAAACGTTATGGATTTATTTACGTAGATAGAGATGATCAAGGAAACGGAACAAATAAACGTTATAAGAAAAAATCATTTGATTGGTATAAGAAAGTGATTGCAAGTAACGGTGAAGATTTAGATTAA